GCAAGAGGCTTCTGGCGCGAGGCTTGGCCGGCACGCGGCCACGATATCCCGGCGTCCGCTCTATGCCTCTGAAGAAGCGGGCTTTTATTCAGCCGCGCGCCCGATCGCTTTTTTCGGACAAAGACACGGCAGCCGCTCATGATGCTGCTGCCGTGCTGACCTGACGGGTGTTCGCCGAGGCGCCCGTCACATCGGCTTGAAGATGACGAGGATCACGATCAGGAGCAGGAGCACCGTCGGAACTTCGTTGATGATGCGGTAGAAGCGGGCGCTGCGGCGGTTTCGATCCGCCGCGAAATCCTTGACGCAGCGGCTGAGGAAGCCGTGGAGCCCGGACAGCACCAGCACCAGCGCCAGCTTGGCGTGCAGCCAGCCGTCGGCGAAGAAGCCGCCCTGCCAGGCGAGCAGCAAGCCGAAAATCCAGGTCGAGATCATCGCCGGATTGCAGATCAGCTTCAGCAGGCGGCGCTCCATCACCTTGAAGGTTTCGGACTGCACCGAGCCGCGCTCCGCGGCGACATGGTAGACCATCAGCCGCGGCAGATAGAACATTGCC
The Pseudoxanthobacter soli DSM 19599 DNA segment above includes these coding regions:
- the hemJ gene encoding protoporphyrinogen oxidase HemJ → MVMTDLYLWAKTLHIVSVVAWMAAMFYLPRLMVYHVAAERGSVQSETFKVMERRLLKLICNPAMISTWIFGLLLAWQGGFFADGWLHAKLALVLVLSGLHGFLSRCVKDFAADRNRRSARFYRIINEVPTVLLLLIVILVIFKPM